The Mycolicibacterium neworleansense sequence GCCGCCTCATGTGCCGCACCGACGCCGCTCTCGAAATCGATCGCTCGACCGATGATCGGCTCGATCAGGAGCTTCGCCCAGATGAAGGCGAACACGCCAGCCAGGGCGCCGGCCAGAATGCCGCGCCCGATGATCTGTTTTTCCATTGACTCGGTTGTCTCGACCGCGGGTCAGTGGCAGGGGAACCCGAGCAGGTGCCGCGCGTCATGCACGAACTCGTGCACGTAGGTGTTGTTGCCCAGAACGGACGTTGCGCCTTGGTCCATCCCGACGAAGTACAGGGCCAGCAGCGCCACGAAGGCAGTGAGGGTCAGCCAGAGCACCGCCTTGGTCGCCGACAGGTCGATCGGCCGGGCCTGGCCCTTGCGCGCGTCAGTGGAAGTCATCGAGAGGTCCTTTCCGGGAATTCGCGTCCCAGTCCGTGTCGTGACAGGTAAGGGTCTGACTGTTAACAGTGGCGCGGCCGTTCTGGAGTCTCACCAGATTCCTTTTGCCTGTCGATTACAGCAGCATCCTAACCACAGCGCAGGAAATCACCCCATCGCGCATTCGAAAAACGCCCCCGCCGGAAATGGCGGGGGCGTTTCTCGGATGAACTTATTCCGCGGTGGCTGCGGCCTTGGCCAGATCCGGACCGTCGGAGCCGGCCGCCTTGGGCGCACCGGAGAACGTGAACTTCGCGTCCTCGCCGGCGCCTTCGCCGTCCCAGCCCTCGACATCGACCGTCACCAGCTGACCGGGGCCGAGCTCTTCGAAGAGGATCTTCTCCGACAGCTGGTCCTCGATCTCGCGCTGGATGGTGCGCCGCAGCGGGCGGGCACCCAGCACCGGATCGAAGCCACGCTTGGCCAGCAGGGCCTTGGCCTTGTCGGTCAGCTCCATGGCCATGTCCTTGGCCTTGAGCTGGTTGCCGACCCGGCCGATCATCAGGTCGACCATCTGGATGATCTCGTCCTGCGTCAGCTGGTGGAACACGATGATGTCATCGATGCGGTTGAGGAACTCAGGCCGGAAGTGCTTCTTGAGCTCGTCGTTGACCTTCTGCTTCATCCGCTCGTAGTTGTTCTCGCCACCACCCTGGCTGAAGCCCAGTCCGACAGCCTTGCTGATGTCGGAAGTGCCCAGGTTGGAGGTGAAGATCAACACCGTGTTCTTGAAGTCGACCGTGCGGCCCTGACCGTCGGTGAGACGGCCGTCCTCCAGGACCTGCAACAGGCTGTTGTAGATCTCCTGGTGGGCCTTCTCGATCTCGTCGAACAGCACGACGGAGAACGGCTTGCGGCGCACCTTCTCGGTGAGCTGGCCGCCCTCTTCGTAGCCGACGTATCCCGGAGGGGCACCGAACAGCCGCGACGCGGTGAAGCGGTCGTGGAACTCACCCATGTCGATCTGGATGAGCGCGTCGTCGTCACCGAACAGGAAGTTGGCCAGCGCCTTGGACAACTCGGTCTTACCGACACCGGACGGGCCGGCGAAGATGAACGAGCCCGACGGACGCTTCGGGTCCTTCAGACCGGCGCGGGTGCGGCGGATCGCCTTGGAGACGGCCTTGACGGCATCCTCCTGGCCGATGATCCGCGCCGGCGCCCGCCGACCCGGCGTCCGGCCTCGACCCACTGCTTCAGATCGTTACGGAGCTTGGTGGCATTCTTGGAGGAAAGGTCGATCTCATAGGTGACGCCGTCGAGGCCGAATTCAACGGTCTCATCAGCGGTTGCTTCACCGTCGAAATCGTCGACCAACGTGACGGTCACTTTCTTCGCCATTACCCCGCACCGAACCCTTCTGCTTACGCATTGGTGACTACCGCTGAGTATCCATGCACCCGCGCCCTAATGTGCCACAAAACGCGCACATTTCCAACAAGACGTGGATCAGACTGTTCGGTTGCTCTGGCTCAGCTACTGTGACGACGAACAATCGGGAACAAAACAGTCTCCCGAATAGACAACCCCGTCAACGCCATCAACAACCGATCGATACCCATTCCGGTACCAGTGGTCGGTGGCATCGCGTACTCCAATGCGGCGAGGAAATCGTCGTCGAGAACCATTGCTTCGTCATCGCCTGCGGCGGCGGCGCGAGCCTGGGCTTCGAACCGCTCCCGCTGGATTACCGGGTCGACGAGTTCGGAATATCCCGTGGCCAGTTCGAAACGCCGAATGTAGAGGTCCCATTTCTCGGTCACGCCCGGAATGCTGCGGTGAGCCCGGGTCAGCGGTGAGGTCTCCACCGGGAAGTCGCGCACGAACGTCGGCGCCCACAGCTTCTCGCCCACGGAGTGTTCCCAGAGTTCTTCGACCAATTTTCCGTGCCCATAGCCACGGTCACGCGGAATCTCAAGCTCGAGCCCCTCGGCAATACGCCACAAGTACTCAACTGATGTGTCGGGCGTGATCTCCTCACCGAGCGCCTCGGACAACGAAGGATACATTTCCAATGTGTCCCATTGCCCGTCGAGATCGTAGATAGTGCCATCAGGCAATGGCACCTGACGGGTTCCGATCGCCTCGTCGGCAACTTCTTGAATAAGTTCGCGCGTGACTACCGCGGAATCGTTGTAGTCACCGTAGGCCTGATATGTCTCCAACATCGAGAATTCCGGCGAGTGCGTGGAATCGACACCTTCGTTGCGAAAGTTCCGATTCAACTCGAAAACCCGGTCAAATCCACCGACGATGCAACGTTTGAGGAACAGTTCCGGTGCGATGCGCAGGTACAGATCGACGTCGAGCGCATTGGAATGGGTGATGAACGGCCGGGCCGCGGCCCCGCCGGCCAATGTCTGCAGCATCGGCGTCTCGACCTCGAGGAAACCGCGCCGTTCCAGTGCCGAACGCACGGCCCGCACGACGGCGACCCGCTGCCGCGCGATGCTGCGCGCCTCGGGCCGCACGATGAGATCGACGTAGCGCTGACGCACTCGGGTTTCTTCGCTCATTTCCTTGTGAGCAACCGGAAGCGGCCGCAATGCCTTGGCCGCCATCTGCCACGAATCGGCGAGCACCGAGAGCTCACCGCGCTTGGAGCTGATCACCTCGCCGTGGACGAAGACGATGTCGCCGAGGTCGACGTCGGCCTTCCACGCATCGAGGGACTCCTGGCCCACCTGGGCCAGGCTGATCATTGCCTGCAACTGGGTGCCGTCGCCCTCCTGCAACGTCGCGAAGCACAACTTGCCGGAATTCCGGGCAAACACCACCCGGCCCGAGACGCCGACCATCTCGCCGGTCTGGGTGTCGGCGGCCAGGTCCGGGTGGGCGCTGCGAAGCTCGGCAAGCGTGTGCGTGCGCGGGACGGTTACCGGATAGGGCTCGCGCCCCTCGGCCAGCAGCCGTTCCCGCTTGGCCTGACGAATCCGGAACTGCTCGGGCAGGTCGGCCTGGGACTGGGACGCGTCATCGCGATCGGCTGGGCTCACAGAATGCCAGCTTAAATGAACACGTGAGCGCACAATTGCACGCCGACAAGCTGGCCGCCCTCGACCACGAGCCACTCGACTGGCGGTTCAAGGGCATCCCCGCGACCTGGTGGGGGCAGACTGCGGCGCAGGTCAGCTCATCGCGCCCGGCTTTCTTCGACGACGGACCGTCGGGTCCCTCAGGTCCGGTATGCGTTCTGCGGGAATCCGCGCTTGTGCACAACCTCACAACAATGGCGAATTGGTGTACCGACCGCGGCGTCGAATTGGCGCCGCACGGCAAGACCCATATGGCCCCGCAGCTGCTGGCCCGCCAATTCGGGGCGGGTGCATGCGCCGTCACCGCCGCGACCATCAGCCAGGTCCGGGTCTTCCGGGCATTCGGTGCCCGCGACGTGGTGCTGGCCAACGAGGTCGTCGACCTCGCGGGCCTGGCCTGGCTGGCGGCCGAACTCGATGCGGATCCGGACTTTCACGCGGTGTGCTGGGTCGATTCTCCTGCCGGGGTCGAATTGATGACGGCGGGGCTGGCCGGGGCGCGGCGGCGGCTCGATGTGTGTGTCGAGGTCGGGATGGCCGGTGGCCGGACCGGCTGCCGCACCGACGCCGAGATCGATGCCGTGGCCCGCGCAGTGGCCGCGAGTCCACGGCTGCGGCTGGTCGGGGTGGCCGGCTATGAGGCGTCCACCGGACAGGATGTGAGCCCGGATGCCGTCGACGGGGTGCGGGCCTATCTTCGGGACATGCGGGCCGCGACTGTACGGCTGGCGCATTTGTTCGAGGCCGACACCGTGATCGTCACCGCCGGCGGCAGTACCTATCCCGATGCGGTCGCCGACGAACTCGCCGGCGGCTGGCCGGCCGGGATGTCGGTGCGCACGATCCTGCGCAGCGGGTGCTACCTGACCCACGACAACGGCCTCTATGCCCGGACCTCACCGCTTGAGCTGCGGCCCGCCCTGCAGGTGTGGGCGCAGGTGGCGTCGCGGCCCGAACCCGGACTGGCGCTGGTGACGATGGGCCGTCGTGACGTGTCCTTCGATGCCGGGCTGCCGGTGCCGCTGAGCCTGCCAGGCAGTTCGGTGGTCAGACTCAACGACCAGCACGCCTTCGTTGAACTGGGCGACGAGGATCAGGCGCCGGTGGGAGCGTGGCTGCCGTTCGGAATCTCGCACCCGTGCACGACGTTCGACAAGTGGCAGCTGATCCCGGTGCTCGACGACGAAGACCGGGTCATCTCATTGGTGCGGACGTTCTTCTGATCATCTGGCCGGCTTGAGCCGGCCGCGTTGGCTGTCGCGGTTGCGCTCGAACACCAGGCGCAGGCCGTCGAGGGTCAGGTGACGGTCGTAGTGCTCGACCGTGCGCAGGTCGGGCAGCACCAACGGTGCGGTGTAGCCGGTTGCCCCCACCGCCACATCGCTGCCGGAGAAGCCGTCGACGTCCTCGCGGATCCGGTTGACCAGCCCGTCGACCAGTCCGGCAAACCCGAAAACCGCACCGGCCTGCATGCATTCGACGGTGTTCTTGCCGATCACCGAGCGTGGACGGGTCAGTTCGACCCGGCGCAGCGCGGCCGAGCGGGCGGCCGCGGCGTCGGAGGACACCTGCACGCCGGGTGCGATCGCGCCGCCCAGGAACTCCCCCTTGGCCGACACCACGTCGACGCAGATCGACGAGCCGAAGTCGACGATGATCGCGGCGGTGCCGTATTTGTGGTAGGCGGCAAGGCAATTCACAATCCGGTCGGCGCCGACCTCCTTGGGGTTGTCGACCAACAGCGGGATGCCGGTACGCACGCCGGGCTCGATCAGCACATGCGGCACGGCCGGCCAGTACTGCTCGAGCATGAGCCGCACCTCATGCAGCACCGAGGGCACGGTGGACAGCCCGGCAGCCCCGGTCAGTTCGTCCGCGGCATCACCGATCAGCCCGTCGATGGTGAGCGCCAACTCATCGGCGGTCACCTCGGATTCGGTCCGGATCCGCCACTGCTGCACCACTTTCGCATGATCACCCGAACCGGAGATCAACCCGACGATGGTGTGGGTGTTACGGACGTCGATGGCGAGCAGCATCAGCGCGGCGACATCAGTTCGGATGCGTCCTCGGGGACGTACGCGGGGTCATGGCTGTGGTCGCCGAGATCGATCTGCTTGTTCTCGGCGTCCACGAACACGATCCGCGGCTGGTAGGCGCGGGCCTCGGCATCCTCCATCACTCCGTAGGCGATCAGGATGACCAGATCGCCCGGGTGGATGAGATGCGCTGCGGCACCGTTGATCCCGATCACGCCGGTGCCACGCTCACCGGTGATGGCATATGTCACCAGCCGGGCACCGTTGTCGATGTCGACGATCGTCACCTGCTCGCCTTCGAGCAGATCGGCCG is a genomic window containing:
- a CDS encoding CbtB domain-containing protein, producing MTSTDARKGQARPIDLSATKAVLWLTLTAFVALLALYFVGMDQGATSVLGNNTYVHEFVHDARHLLGFPCH
- a CDS encoding histone-like nucleoid-structuring protein Lsr2, producing the protein MAKKVTVTLVDDFDGEATADETVEFGLDGVTYEIDLSSKNATKLRNDLKQWVEAGRRVGGRRRGSSARRMPSRPSPRRSAAPAPV
- the lysS gene encoding lysine--tRNA ligase; this encodes MSPADRDDASQSQADLPEQFRIRQAKRERLLAEGREPYPVTVPRTHTLAELRSAHPDLAADTQTGEMVGVSGRVVFARNSGKLCFATLQEGDGTQLQAMISLAQVGQESLDAWKADVDLGDIVFVHGEVISSKRGELSVLADSWQMAAKALRPLPVAHKEMSEETRVRQRYVDLIVRPEARSIARQRVAVVRAVRSALERRGFLEVETPMLQTLAGGAAARPFITHSNALDVDLYLRIAPELFLKRCIVGGFDRVFELNRNFRNEGVDSTHSPEFSMLETYQAYGDYNDSAVVTRELIQEVADEAIGTRQVPLPDGTIYDLDGQWDTLEMYPSLSEALGEEITPDTSVEYLWRIAEGLELEIPRDRGYGHGKLVEELWEHSVGEKLWAPTFVRDFPVETSPLTRAHRSIPGVTEKWDLYIRRFELATGYSELVDPVIQRERFEAQARAAAAGDDEAMVLDDDFLAALEYAMPPTTGTGMGIDRLLMALTGLSIRETVLFPIVRRHSS
- a CDS encoding alanine racemase gives rise to the protein MSAQLHADKLAALDHEPLDWRFKGIPATWWGQTAAQVSSSRPAFFDDGPSGPSGPVCVLRESALVHNLTTMANWCTDRGVELAPHGKTHMAPQLLARQFGAGACAVTAATISQVRVFRAFGARDVVLANEVVDLAGLAWLAAELDADPDFHAVCWVDSPAGVELMTAGLAGARRRLDVCVEVGMAGGRTGCRTDAEIDAVARAVAASPRLRLVGVAGYEASTGQDVSPDAVDGVRAYLRDMRAATVRLAHLFEADTVIVTAGGSTYPDAVADELAGGWPAGMSVRTILRSGCYLTHDNGLYARTSPLELRPALQVWAQVASRPEPGLALVTMGRRDVSFDAGLPVPLSLPGSSVVRLNDQHAFVELGDEDQAPVGAWLPFGISHPCTTFDKWQLIPVLDDEDRVISLVRTFF
- a CDS encoding type III pantothenate kinase, translating into MLLAIDVRNTHTIVGLISGSGDHAKVVQQWRIRTESEVTADELALTIDGLIGDAADELTGAAGLSTVPSVLHEVRLMLEQYWPAVPHVLIEPGVRTGIPLLVDNPKEVGADRIVNCLAAYHKYGTAAIIVDFGSSICVDVVSAKGEFLGGAIAPGVQVSSDAAAARSAALRRVELTRPRSVIGKNTVECMQAGAVFGFAGLVDGLVNRIREDVDGFSGSDVAVGATGYTAPLVLPDLRTVEHYDRHLTLDGLRLVFERNRDSQRGRLKPAR
- the panD gene encoding aspartate 1-decarboxylase — encoded protein: MQRTMLKSKIHRATVTQADLHYVGSVTIDADLMEAADLLEGEQVTIVDIDNGARLVTYAITGERGTGVIGINGAAAHLIHPGDLVILIAYGVMEDAEARAYQPRIVFVDAENKQIDLGDHSHDPAYVPEDASELMSPR